TCAGACAGAATGAAACGAGCCACTTCCGGtgttatacattttaaagttaaatatatGTTAACACAAAACGGATTCCTACCACTGTGtgttctcaaacaaacaaaaatacaattagTAGAGTGAAAATAATCAAAGCAGCCAGTAACCCTCACACTATTGTTATTGTTGAGGAAAATAAGAAGTGAGGCTGAACATGTCCCATCTTCTTTGAAAAACATGTCGATGACTTtaaattctaaaaaaataattaatttttccaaaaaacaacaacatttctgtgtttgaacACTTTGTTAattaatctttgtttttattaaatatgaGTTTTCAAACAtcacaatctgtttttatttacacaaacgTAAagcagcagtatgtaactctgccccctcgtgtttaaaatgggtactgcagtaaGCTCACGTTATcgtctcactgattggacctttatgaAGATTTGAAACCCTCATGAAAAATGGTTAGGCTAATTATTGAGATAAATGTAAATGCATTTTAGTGAAAAcgaagaacaagaacaagatggaaaaagaaaaggcgaaccaaaaaaaaacatctttgaggGAATCATTTGAGTttgacaatttattttattttgaagtccaGCGTTAACAGGAAGTGTTTGATGTTGTCGTCTTCACTGTGTGTAGTTTGACGGCGCGGCGGACTGTGCGGAAGTTctttcatcctgcaggagaagaagaagaagaagaagaagtaaaagcTTCTCCTCGTCTCGACTCTCCggccaaacacaacaaacctcCCGCAGAGGAGACCTCCTCACCCGGGGAACATCCACACCGCCGCCGTCGCCAGCAGCAGATCCTCCGCCGGCCTCCGGGACCCACGGTGAGTCGTCGGGTTTCTGCCCGGCCCAGAGTGCGGGGGAGAGCGGGGAGAGCTGACAGAAGTCCCCGCGGCCTGCTGCTGTCGGTGCTAGCTGAGTGCGGGGTGGCTGTGCGGGGGTGGCGGGACTGTTTGCGGGAGAGATCACTATAAACGTAAATGCATAATTAACTACTACATCCGGTATGGATTTTCACAGTAATGATTCAGTGTCTTCCCATGAGCTTCACATGCTCAAAGTTACCGAATTTATTGAATAATTCTTACAACACTGGAGCTCAATTCAGTCTTTCTgattgtaaatatatattttaacccTTTTCACGCCTGTCACGCAGCCTTTGGagttgtaattatttattttgaaagtgattCCCGGGCTCATCCATGCTAACCGCTGTTAGCTTCACGAAGCTTCACGAAGCTAACCTCTGCTTCTCCATTTTAGCTGCTGAGTGCGGGCGGcctctccctcctgtctgtctctctgtctgtctctctgtctgtctgtctctctgtctgtctctctccctcctgtctgtctctctgtctgtctctctgtctgtctgtctgtctgtctgtctctctctctgtctgtctgtctgtctctccctcctgtctgtctgtctgtctctccctcctgtctgtctctctgtctgtctctctccctcctgtctgtctctctctctctgtctgtctctctgtctgtctctctgtctgtctgtctgtctctccctctctctctgtctgtctgtctgtctctctctctgtctgtctctctctctctgtgtctgtctgtctgtctctccctcctgtctgtctctctgtctgtctctctgtctctctgtctgtctctccctcctgtctctctctccctcctgtctctccctcctgtctgtctctttctctctctgtctgtctgtctgtctctctctgtctgtctgtctgtctgtctgtctctctctctgtctgtctctttcaaacagtcccctcctccaccttttcaaacagtctcctcctccatcttttcaaacagtcccctcctccaccttttcaaacagtctcctcctccatcttttcaaacagtccccctcctccaccttttcaaacagtctcctcctccatcttttcaaacagtccccctcctccaccttttcaaacagtcctctcctccaccttttcaaacagtctcctcctccaccttttcaaacagtcctcttccaccttttcaaacagtctcctcctccaccttttcaaacagtcctctcctccaccttttcaaacagtctcctcctccaccttttcaaacagtcctcttccaccttttcaaacagtcccctcctccaccttttcaaacagtcctctcctccaccttttcaaacagtctcctcactgcaggagacagactctagtggacactggaggaactgcagctgtaaagttagacattttaacatagagctctatggggactgactcactgcaggagacagactctagtggacactggaggaactgtaggtttttttttaataaacttctGAGCTCAGGTAAAGAAAGCAAAGATACTAATTCCAGGTCAGAAAACTCTTCAAGGAGTTTCTGAATTTATCTAGATTGTTTGTAAGTTCAGGATCCAGAGTGATTAATGTGGATATTAATGATTTCCTCCATTATCAGATAATAATGTCTCACACCCAACTGTTAATCCAGTTTGAAAATCCTCCAGAGTATGCAGAAGTGTGACGTGATCCTGAGCTGATGATTTTTCACATTAGATCTGATCTGAGTTCTCCTCCGCCTCGCTGAGCACAACCAGACCGAGGTCCACCAGCAGAAAGAATGCAGCTCTTTAacttctccctctgtgtcctgcagggCGATGGCGAGGCCGAGCCACAGCGATCACGTCCTCCAGCAGCTCAACAACCAGAGGGAGTGGGGCTTCCTGTGCGACTGCCTCATCGCCATCGGGGACATCTACTTCAGGGCGCACAAGGCCGTGCTGGCGGCGTGCAGCTCCTACTTCAGGATGATGTTCATCCgggaccagcagggggcgggcCGCCTGGACCTCAGCAACATGCAGATCAGCGCCGAGTGCTTCGACCTCATCCTGCAGCTCATGTACCTCGGGCGCATTGTCGTCGGCAGCTACGAGTTCGAGGAGCTGAAGGCGTCCATGGCGTACCTGCAGATGTACTACATCCCCGACTCGCTGGAGGACCTCAGGGACATCAGGAGCTCCAACCTCACCCCGTCCTCCTCCGCCTccgcctcctcgtcctcctcgtccacTTCCTCCACAGGACCCGCCGGTGGGAAAATGATGTTTGGCGTTCGCATGTATGAGAAGCCGAGGCCTCCCGCCCCCGAGGTGGAGCGCATACCGAAAGCTGTCACCAGCTCTGCCGCACGACCAGCGGTTCCAGTGACCGCCAGCAGACCGGTGGTGGCGGAGGAGGTGGTGAACACTCCTCTCATCGTGGCACCGCCCGTGGTCGACGGAGCGGTGGAGCAGCCGTGTGATTTAAGAAAGCGGTCCAGCGCCAGAGGTTCAGCACTCAAAGACCGTCCACGTTTTGGACGCACCTACACCTGCGACGACTGCGGCTTCGTCTTCAGCTGCGAGAAGCTTCTGATCGAACACATCCTGACGTGCACCAACAGGAAAGCCTTCAATCCACCGCGAGGGAGCGCAGACGGGGAGAACGACTCCAGCAAAGCAGAGAGCTCCACATCAGAGAGCTTAGACGACCACAGGGCCGTCTGTAAAGGCGAGGACGACTGGCCCGGGGTCAAGGTCGACTCTGATCTCACCATCAGGTCGGTGGCGGCCGGGACAGACGGCGAACCTGGGTCGACCCGGAGCGTCTCCATCAAGACGGAACCAGAAGAAAGCGTGTTCCCTGAGATAGAGATGGTCCGCGTGGGCGACCGGGACCTGCTGAGGGCAAAGATGAGCGTTGAGCGTGAACCGGCGCCGAGTGTGTCGGGCGTGGATAACAGCAGCGATCCTTTTGAAGGTCACATGTCGAGCAGTGAAGATTTGGGAATCCCCACAAAGCTGCGTAAGGTCAAAGAGGAGAAGCAGGACCCGGACTCCGCCCCCTGCGAGCTGTGTGGCGATCTGTTGACGGAGGAGGACAAGTCGGCCCACTACCTGTCCAACCACATGGGTCACATATGCGCCTGTGGGAGGTGTGGCCAGGTGCTGATCAAAGGCCGCCAGCTGCAGGAGCACGCAGAGCGCTGCGGCGAGTCCCAAGGTCGGGAGTCGGACTCAAACGGGGAGGACGAGGCGTCTCTCCTCGAGGAGCCGCAGGGTATGGACGAGGGTCTGCTGGAGGCCGCCGACCTCGCCTGCTCTCACTGCGGTCTGCTGTTTCAGAGTGAGAGCGTAGCGCTGGAGCACGCCTTGTCCTGCCACGACCAGGAGCTGTTCCGCCCCGCGCTGCTGGACGACGGCGCCGAGCAGGATCACCGGCGCAAACACTTCTGCAGCATCTGCGGCAAGGGCTTCTACCAGCGCTGCCACCTGCGGGAGCACTACACGGTCCACACCAAGGAGAAGCAGTTCACCTGTCAGACCTGCGGGAAGCAGTTCCTGCGGGAGCGCCAGCTGCGGCTGCACACCGACATGCACAAAGGCATGGCGCGCTACGTGTGCCCCGTGTGCGACCAGGGAACCTTCCTCAAACACGACCACGTCAGACACATGATCTCACACCTGTCGGCCGGGGAGACCATCTGCCAGGTGTGCTTCCAGATCTTTCCAGGAGGAGAGCAGCTGGAGAAACACATGGACGTTCACCTGTACATCTGTGGCGTCTGCGGAGAGAAGTTCCGCCTCCGTAAAGACATGAGGAGTCACTATAACTCCAAACACACCAAGAGACTATAATCAGAAGCGTCCTCTGCATTTATACCAGTTTGTTACTAAAAGCCATAAATGTGAGAACAAATGTATGCACTTAAAACACCAAAAAGACAACTTTTAATCTGCACTTTTAAACATATGCATAACCTAAAGAGCCGTTCACACTGCGAGCAACGAGGCAGGAAGTCGATTGTTCTGTGTGACAATCTGCAgctttgattttaaaacacttaaaggctttatatgatgATATataatcaagtatctcctctgaaaataactctgtgagtcatgactgtctacaatgggtgtaacacccgagtcccactgtctgtgatgttttcagagttttcagagtcctatcttcactttgtttacatcgcccggacggccggctgactcctcccctcgtgtataaaagttgtttaattgagggactagagaaaagaagaattacatactgtactcactgcttaactgtgtttctagatcacgctcatttcaggtaaatttacatgcagtgtgaagatacgagcagaataaagatcgctagcattagcatgctaacacaaacaatgcagcgcaagttgttttggtttcatgctggtgctcaagggcgacatctgctggatcaaaaaatcacatataaagcctttaagcaacGGTATGAGAATACTGAACCGTTGTCAAGAGTCGAGGAACCAACCACTTAACCTTAGTTAACCGTCCAGAACCACCGCCGGAATACACGCCTATCAAAGCTAACCAGCTAAAGAGCTAACGAGACGTACTTTGATAATATTTATAAAGAAGCGCCGGTTTTATCGAGAGGGTATGATGTTCAAACATCGCTCAGTAAGAGGTGACAATCTTTAGTCAAAGAATCAGATAATTCACGTCCGGTCATGGAACCAGTAATCTGTGAATCGACAAATCGTTTTTGCACTTGAACGCACCACAGTGCACCTGGCTGGAGACgacccctgacccctgacctctcACCTCTCACCTCCTCTTGTCGTGTTGCTCTCAGTGTGAACGCCAAGGCCGGCAGTGAAAGAAATAGAAACTTGCTGcgtctgctgtttgtttaatgatgtcacagtcagggggaggagcttaagAGTCAGTGACTAACACGCTGAAGTTCAAACAACCGTTAACGCTCTCGTTTGATTCAAGTCAAAAGCTGAACCTGTGAGAAGACGCCAAAGTTCAGCTTCTTTGTGAACCGTCGGGTCTCTCGATTTGAGTCGACGTTTTCTGAGCTCTGATGTCATCTCGTCTCTCTGAACACGCCACACGTTGGCTGAGTGGCGGTACTAGTGGTGGGAAAGCACTCTGATTGTTTTCTGTAGTTACTCAGTCAGCTTTACATTCACCGTCCAACGTGCTCTGTGATCGGTGCCTTTACTGTGACGGCGGCGGCGTCCCCTGCTTCTTCACAGAGATGCATGCTGGGGGATGGGCAGGTGTGAGTCCACACACCTCGTGTTTCAAAGTGAACActtaaagagatacttcaccatgaaacatgaatctgtattgacatcgggtcatatatgtagaaatgtgaaatacattttgaagttggtgccttcttgaccgagaaaaggcagaaagtgtctttttgtttcatgtggatgaaagacaccaaatcccagaatgcactgcaccgcaggccactcccactaaggtcctctagttcagaatcagaaacactttattaatcccagagggaaattccatcgttacagtttctccaaaatatacagtacagcAGTAGAAATCTAACGGGCCGGCCGTCTCGCCGCTGTATTTCTATGTTTTCTGCGTCACTGGAAGTTCCTCTTCAGACTTCAGAAGATTTAACGTCTCGGGGAAATGAGGGCgagatgcacgaccattcaaaaacactagCAGGTTTGTACTGATACAAAGATTCATGTTGAtggtgaagtatctctttaaaGGTCAGGTCGTAGAAAACACTAGAAACGGTCAGCTGACTGAAACCAGCACGAGGTCCAGGAGCCGGTCTGGATACTCTGTGGTGGACTTCAAACACAGACAGTTGCCTTCTTCATGTTTGATACCAATGTTGCCCAACAGCAGAGGGAATATTTTGACCGGGTTCTCGTGATGCATTTTGGGTAATTTAGGGAGACTAAACGCCCCGGGTTTGGTGAGGGTTAGGGTCTGAAGAAGAGAGGTCAATATATGACTTTTGCCTTATGAGTCGTGTGAAGTTGTGTTTCACTGCAGTCTGGCGCCGGCTCAAAGAAAGACCCAAACATTTCAGATCATGTAGAAACCAGTTAAAGGTCCACGTCCTTTTAAAAGTGAATCAGTTGGTAGACCTTTGTAAACCTGATCCAAACCAGCTCAGACTCAACCACAGACCAGTTTCAACCAGACCACGATATGTTTCAGGAACACTTTGAACTACACTCAAACCTTTAGGAACTGGTCCAGACCAAAGTCCGATATATCAGAACCAGCATCATCCAGGTCCAGCCCTCACCATGGTTCCagtttttaaagtctattctcttACGCGTTTGGACAATCACAGGTCAGACGAGGACGCTGCTGTCTCGTGGTTATCGGGcgctcttcatggttttattcACAATCACGGGTTTATTAGAACCGGGTTTAGTAGAACCGGGTTTAGTAGAACCGGCTGAGCTGGACACAAACGTATAAAATACCCTGACGTATAAAAGTATGGAAACCTTTTGACCTTCTGAAATCCAGATTTGGTGAATTTAAGAGTCTGAATCTGGCTCAGATTAATCCGGTCCAGTACCAGGAGTGGAGCGAGCTGGGTTAGACTTTGGAACCCCTGGTGCCCTGTAGAAAAGAACAGTGCTTCATtctgcgtgcgtgcgtgtgtgtgtggtccagttagcatcgttagcatCAGCGCTAGTTTGGTGTCGTCTGCCATCGCACATGAAAACGAAAGAGACAGCGTCGcacgatgacatcacacaggagAAACCGGCGCCGCACAGCGTGgcgtctacacagaaacaccttaaacaaGGACAGTTTTCAGTGAGCTAAAACGCCGTTTGTGTACGAAAGGTCAAAAACCAACTTGTCTTCTAAAATACACGTAGACGAGGCCTCGTCTTCTCCAGGAAGTTTAAACTCTTTGAACTGATACTGAATCTTCCTGTTCTCTGTAACGCCTCAACATTTGGCGAGGGATTCTGATTGGTCCTCGTGTGTtgggctgttttctttttttctgatgttcAGTTTGTGAAGTTTTCAGAGACTTGATCTCAATCAGCACTCAATAAAATAAACGGAGTGATTTAAACAAACGTGTGTTTGTAACTTTTCTCTCCTTGAAGAAGAGATTAGAGATCTGAACATCTGTGCAGATGTTTTTGAAGCTTCATGGAAAGCTCTGCTACATGTTCCTCACCTGAGCGTGGCTGTGAGGATTAATGTAACAGCTGATCTCAGAGTCTGTAAAGTTGTCAGCCTGTAGTTCACAGTTTGTCCACATGGgggagctgcaggacgagctgtgATGATCAGAGTCACTCCAGATGTTTATTAAAGAGATCAGGTGAGATCTAGAAGATTCTTTAACACGGAGTAAAGTTTAAACATTCAGAGTCACTAACAAACCGGGTGTTACTTATCCGTCCAATCAGGAGCCGGCAGCTCTGTAAACAAGGACGCAGGTTTCCTGttgggttaaaaataaaactcagaGCCAGAGAGGAACTCAGCCGGAAACTTTAATCAGCTGATGGCGCGACCTGAGCAGCTTCCTGACTCTGATTAAAGTCGTCCATCCATGAATCAGAGGTCACAGGTCACATTctgttatttcaaaataaaagcacacagcaagtactCTCGgcttaaaacaagacaaacatacaaaataaaagcccaacaatttttatttttaaataacagaatttcaaacatttgattcaaaatgtgttttaatagtTTGACAGCTTTGAGTTTTAAACTTcaactaaaaacatttttccaccGCTCAGTGATTAACCAATGAGCAGAGGTTATCTGGACGACCCCTCTCTGTCCACCTCCCGACACCCGGCTCGGTGTGTGGGCAGGTTGGATGGATCATCGGCGGTCACAGCGGGGGGCTCGGAGGAGCTGAGTCCAGCCTGAGGGGGGTCTGTGGGTCCAGGTCCATGTGGGTCTACAGGTTTTTACATCAACAGAGATAATCAGGAAGTGGATCCGCCAATCAGATCTTCTGTAACTGCTTACATCATCACATACTCCTGatgttaaatcttttaaaagttACACATTAGAGATTCATAGAAAGGTTTTCAGTTTCTTTGAGGACTCTATTGGTCTTGtcaggaggcggggcttatgtTAATGAATCAGCTGTTTAATGTAAACACTGAATGATTATTTTCACCTGATTGATCTTCACTCGTCTTCATCCCGGAGGTCGAGGCTCCCGTCTCCCTGATCTCTGTTTTTGCCCTGGTCCCGGTCCGGGTCAGTCCAGGTCCGGCTGTGGGTTTCCAGATCAGACTGTAGTACAGAACCAGGACGGTGGCCGCCAGAGACACGGTGAGAACGTAGACCAGCACGGTCACTAATCTGACCCACTTCTTGTTGGCTCTGGTCTCCAGCCTGGCCCTGCGCTCCCCTGTGTACGAGGCCGCTCTCCCACGCCCCCCTGGGCCCCCGGTCCAGCTCCACGGGTCCCGCATGCTGCTCGCTCGGGTCAGgaacagaaatgtaaagaacGATTCATCAGAGCAAAAAGCTTCACGATGAAGAGCAGATTatagaacacacacaccctgtcctaatccctcacacacacacacacacacacacacacacacacacacacacacacacacagacacacacacacacacacagacacacacacacagacacacagacacacacacacacagagacacacacacacacacacacacacacacagacacacacacacacacagacacacacacacacacacacacacactcacacacacacacacactcacacacacacacacactcacacacacacacacacacacacacacacacacacacacacacacacacacacacacacacacacagacacacacacacacacacacagacacacacacacagacacacagacacacacacacacagagacacacacacacacacacacacacacagagacacacacacacacacagacacacacacacacacacacacacagacacacacacacagacacacacacagacacacacacacacacacacacagacacacacacagacacacacacacacagagacacacacacacacacacacacacacacacagagacacacacacagagacacacacacacgcagacacacagacacacacacacacacacacacacagacacacacacacacacacacacagacacagacacacagacacacacacacacacagacacagacacacacacacacacacactcacacacacacacacacacacacacacacacacacacacagacacagacacacagagacacacacacacacagacacacacacacagacacacacacacacacacacacacagagacacacacacagagacacacacacacacgcagacacagacacacagagacacacacacacacgcagacacagacacacacacacagacagagacacacacacacacgcagacacagacacacagacacagacacacacacacacacagagacacacacacacacgcagacacagacacacacacacagacacacacacacacagacacacacacacacacacacacagacacacacacatagacacacacacacacacacacacacacagacacacacacacacacacacacacatagacacacacacatagacacagagacacacacacagagacacacacacacacacacacagacacacacacatagacacagagacacacacacacacacagagacacacacacacacacacacacacacaaacagagacacacacacgcagacacacacacacacacacacacatagacacagagacacacacacagagacacacacacacacacacacacacaaacagagacactcacacacacacacacacacacacagacacacacacacacagacacacacacacacacacacacacactcacacacacactcacacacacacacacacacacacacacacacacacacagacacacacacagacacacacagacacacacacagagacacacacacacacacagacacacacacacacacacagacacacacacacacacacagagacacacagacacagacacacacacacgcagacacagacacacacacacagacacacacacacactcacacacacacacacacacacacacacacagagacacacacacacgcagacacagacacacacacacactcacacacacacacacacacacacacacagagacacacacacacacacacacacacagacacacacacacagacacacacacacacacagacacacacacacacagagacagacagagacacacacacacacagacacacacacacacacacacacacacacacacagagacacacacacacacacacacacagacacacacacacacacacacacacacacacacacacacacacacacacagagagacacacacacacacacacacacacacacacacacacacacacacacagagacacacacacacacagagacacacatacacacacacacacacacacacacacacacacacacacagagacacacatacacacacacacacacacacacacacacacacacacacacacacacagagacaggtttattgtgttgatttaaaaaatgatttttcaacatttgtatatttttattaaagggttaatCTTCAGATCATTTGAGGACCAATCAGagttcatcaaaacaaacagaaacagtcagAGTGAtcacactttgttgtttttattctcatgtTTGTGCTCAGGCCGTTTCACATCGATCGTCATCTTCATTCAGAATAATCACAAAGTCACATTTAGaattaaaaacacttcagatCCATATTCGTCCATTTTAAAAATTCAGTCGAAAACAAGACGAGTGGATGTCAAAACTTTCCAGGGTTTTCCAGGATC
The Labrus mixtus chromosome 12, fLabMix1.1, whole genome shotgun sequence genome window above contains:
- the zbtb1 gene encoding zinc finger and BTB domain-containing protein 1 produces the protein MARPSHSDHVLQQLNNQREWGFLCDCLIAIGDIYFRAHKAVLAACSSYFRMMFIRDQQGAGRLDLSNMQISAECFDLILQLMYLGRIVVGSYEFEELKASMAYLQMYYIPDSLEDLRDIRSSNLTPSSSASASSSSSSTSSTGPAGGKMMFGVRMYEKPRPPAPEVERIPKAVTSSAARPAVPVTASRPVVAEEVVNTPLIVAPPVVDGAVEQPCDLRKRSSARGSALKDRPRFGRTYTCDDCGFVFSCEKLLIEHILTCTNRKAFNPPRGSADGENDSSKAESSTSESLDDHRAVCKGEDDWPGVKVDSDLTIRSVAAGTDGEPGSTRSVSIKTEPEESVFPEIEMVRVGDRDLLRAKMSVEREPAPSVSGVDNSSDPFEGHMSSSEDLGIPTKLRKVKEEKQDPDSAPCELCGDLLTEEDKSAHYLSNHMGHICACGRCGQVLIKGRQLQEHAERCGESQGRESDSNGEDEASLLEEPQGMDEGLLEAADLACSHCGLLFQSESVALEHALSCHDQELFRPALLDDGAEQDHRRKHFCSICGKGFYQRCHLREHYTVHTKEKQFTCQTCGKQFLRERQLRLHTDMHKGMARYVCPVCDQGTFLKHDHVRHMISHLSAGETICQVCFQIFPGGEQLEKHMDVHLYICGVCGEKFRLRKDMRSHYNSKHTKRL
- the zgc:153157 gene encoding putative transmembrane protein INAFM2 yields the protein MRDPWSWTGGPGGRGRAASYTGERRARLETRANKKWVRLVTVLVYVLTVSLAATVLVLYYSLIWKPTAGPGLTRTGTRAKTEIRETGASTSGMKTSEDQSGENNHSVFTLNS